The Tardibacter chloracetimidivorans region GATCAAGGGTGCGACGCTGATCGGCGACGGGCCGGAAGTGCTGAAAAAGGTCACGGCCATCGGCAACGACATGGCGCTGGATGAAGGCGTGGGGATTTGCGGCAAGGGTGGCCAGTCCGTTCCCGCCGGCGTTGGCCAGCCGACGCTTCTGATCGAAGGGCTGACGGTGGGCGGCACCGCCGCCTGACGCCTGGACTATCGGTAAATCCAACGATCGTACCAAAGGTCCTGCCGCTGGTCGCCGCAACGCGCCTGCCATGTTTCTTTCGACACCGAACGCCGCCAATCCATGCTTGCGCAACTGGGGCTCGCGCCGAACGTCCGGTCCAGGCCGATGGAGACACGGCCGATCGACCTTTCCTCCGCGCTGTCCTGCCCGGCCAGCGACGCCGCCGAATCCATCCGGTGGACCCGGACGCCGTTTTCCACGCGCGTTTCAGCCGCAAGGGGGTTAACTGCAACGACGAGAAGCGGCAGGAAGAGGAGCCGGATGCGCATGACACAGGTTCTTTCGCAACGACCGGGACTCGTCGACATCCCGGCCCGGAACTGCAAAGATCGGCCCCGGAGCGAGCTTTGGCAAGACGTTTGACAAGGGCAGGGCAATGACGATCGCGCTTGCGCTGGGCGGCGGCGCCGCGCTGGGCTGGGCGCATATCGGCGTGCTGAGGGCGCTTCATCGTCATGGCGTGCCGATCGGCGCGGTTGCCGGAACCTCGATCGGCGCGCTCGCGGCTGTCTGCCAGGCGGCCGACCGTCTGGACGTGCTGGAAGATATCGCGCGATCGGCAAGGCTGCGGACCGTGCTGCGCTATCTGGACCCCCATTTCCGTAGGGGCGCGATGCTTGGGGGCCGCACAATCGCCCGGCAGCTGGACCGCCATCTGGGCCACGCCAGCTTTGAACAACTGGCGCTGCCCTGCGCGGTGGTGGCCGCCGATCTGGTGACCGGCGACGCCGTGGTGCTCAACACCGGCAATGTCGCGGAGGCTGTCAGGGCGTCCATGGCGCTTCCCGGCATCTTTCACCCGGTCATCCGCGACGGCCGGGTGCTGGTGGATGGGGGTGTCATCATGCCGGTGCCGGTGGAAGCGGTGCGGTCGCTCGCGCCACGACTGCCGGTGGTCGCGATCAATCTCCAGAACGATTATGCGCGCCGTGCGCTCGCCGTCGGTCTCAGGATGGACCCGAAGCCCGCGCTCACTTCGCTCAGCGTGCTCCGATCGGCGACCGGCCTGATGCTGTCGCGCCTTGCCCGCCAGTCGCTTGCGCTGCATCCGCCCGAGCTGGAGCTGCCCTTGCAGGTCGGGCATATCGATGTGCGCCATTTCACCCGCGCCAACGAACTTATCGAGATCGGCAGCCATGCGATCGACGAGGCGATGCCCGCCATCCGCGCGCTTTCCGAAGCCTCGGACTGACACACACGGCGGACAGGGCTTGCGCCTGAGGCGAGTCGCCCAAGTAACGTTTATGGAAAATGGCGGAATCGAGCGAAATTATGAATCCCGCTCGATCTGTGCAACTATCCGCCCCATTCCGAGACGAGTGGTTAACGAGGTGCTGCCTCAGGCAACCAAGGAGACCGCAATGGCTTCTTACCAGCTTTACCGTCGTGATCTGATCACCGGGCATTTCGATCGCATTACACAACTGGACTGCGGGGACGACATAGAGGCGATCAGCCTCGCACGACCCCTTGTGAGCAAGCAGGGGATGGAACTTCGCAACGACGGCCGCTTTGTCTGGCGCTACGGCGTGGATCGCGACCATCAGGGCGGGTCGGCTGCCGCGCAGCCCCAGAATCGACCCTAGAGCAACCCTTCGAATCCAGGGTCACGAACCCCCAGCAGGCGGCGCGCGGCGTGTCGCGCAAAGCGCAACTGTTCCGTCTTGCGCCGGGATGCATTCAACGGATTGACGGCTGCCTCGCGGATGATGGCGGCGCCATAGCGATCGGCAACGATGATCCCGGTGCGGGCGGGCAGGAAGCAGTCCTGCTCCAAATCGTCGATACGGAAACCGGCGGGGACCGCCCAGAAATAGCGGTCGCAATAATCTAGATATTCCGGCCATTTGAGATCGCCGCGCAGGTCGGCGATGGAAACCTTAATCTCGACCAGAGTGACTCCGCCATCCGGGCCGAGCGCAACGACATCCGCGCGACGGCCGTTGCCGAGCGGCACCTCGCACATCGACATCAAATCCTGGTGGAACAGCAGCCGACAGACGCCGCGCGCCACATCGCCTGCAACGAGCGGCGCATCGGACAGATCCTGGCGATGGGCGGCATTCATCCGCCTCATCTACCAGAACGAAGTGGGAACAGAAACCCCTTCGGAAATCAGCGGTAGAAAATGTGCGCGCCGACCTGGCTCACCTTTACGCGGCTCTGGCGCCAGCTTGGCGCAACGTAGTTCGCGTGGAAAAAGAGCGCGTCGGGAGCGATTTCCTGCCAGCGCTCCTCACGGGCGATGCTGGCGATCGCCACCGCAGTGCGCCAGTTCTTCGACTGCGTCCGCACAGCAGCGGTCTTTGAATAGGAGAACTGCCTGGGCTGGTGGACCACGCCGCAGATCGTGTCGGCGAACCGGCGCGATTCCATGCGATTGAGGATCACCTGCGCGACGGCAAGCTGACCTTCGAGCGGTTCGCCCTTGGATTCGAAATAGACCGCCGTGGCCAGGCAGCGCAGTTCGGAATCGAGGTCGGTCGAGACCGGCGTGGCGGCGACCAGTTCCTTCAGCGAAGCGCCGGAGAAATCGTTCGGCTGCTCGAACTCTTCATCGAGCTGAGAGGAGAAATCATAGGCCAGTTGAGCGTCCACAGCCTGGGTGGGCATCGGCTGGCTGCCGTCGAGCTTGAATGCGTAGCTTTGATCTGGCTGAGGCGCTGCCGGAACCGCTATAGCAACGGTTTCCCCCGGAAGGGCGTTTGACGCGGCAACAAGCGCCATGCCAGCTAGCGCCACGAAAGCGGCGCGCAAGCCTACGAACATTCATAACTCCATCTAGTGCGCGACGCTGGCAAACACTGGGCGAATGAACGTGGCCCGAACCTAACTTCACGACTTATCGCAGGGGCGGAAAACAAACCTCGCCTGCCTGCGACCTACACAACGTGCGAGGCCTTTCGTCGCACTGCACAACGAAGTCAATCTTTCATAAACGGTTCATCGATGAAACGTTCCGGGTGAGCGACGTCCAGTTCAACCACCCACAGGTCGGGATCGATACGCCGCCGCCGCTCAATAAAGCTTGCGACGGCACCATGGTCCTCGCCCGGATCGCCCCCCGTCCGGCCCCATCTATATGCCCCGTTCTGATCGAGCGTGCGCTCGAAAAACCGCTGGTTTCGGCCTCTTTCGCACAGGATGAGCAATATCGCGCCGCCCGTGGCGTCTCCCTTGGAAAGAACCGTCGCATGACCGCCTTCCGAATTGACCCGCCTGATCAGGGCGGATACCCGGATCGCCGTCGTCAGCCGGGCGTCGGTCACCCGGCCGCGCCATAGCCCGGCAATGACGACAAGGATATGCGCGACCGCATGAAGGTGCCGGTGCCGCGCGCAACCTCCTCGCCGCTTGCATCGACGATATGCGCATCAGCCACCAGCACGCGGCGGCGGCCGCTGATCCACCTGCCTTCGGCGCGCGCCTTGCCGGCCTTCATCGGGCGGGTGAGCAGCAGGTTGAACGCGGTCGTCAGCAGGAACATGTCGGTGATCATGCTGTTGGCGGCATAGAAGGCCGCATCGTCCAGCATCTTGAAATAGATCGTGCCATGGGCTGCGCCGGCTGCGTGGTACAAGCCTTCTTCCACCTCGAAATCGATGACCGAGCACCCGCTTTCGGGAATGCGGAGCCGTGACTGGAACAGCTCATTGACGGGTGCCGCCGCATAGAGCGATTCCAGCGCCCGGTGATGCGCCTGAGCGCCAGCGTCAGACGGCATGGTCGCTGTTTCCCTGTTCCGGCTCGTCAACCGAGCGCGCCTTTTCGCCACTCTCCAGCTTGATCGGCGGACCGAACAGCGCCACCCCCAGCCGGTTTCCCGTCCGGTGCGCCACAACGCCCGCGCGCCGCCCCAGCAGCATCGTCTCCACCATGACGGGGGTGCCGGGCTTCAGAACGGGTGCGCCGGTGAGGCAAATGCCGCTGGTCCCGATTTCCACGAGCCGGCAGCGGAACCGCCGCCGCATGAACAGCAGATAGGCTGGATAGAGCACGGAGCGGCGCGGCGTTTCGCGGCGCTCCAGCAACCTGACGGAACGCTTACGCGGCATCCCGCGCTTGATAGGTGCTGATCAGGGCATAGATGGCGTCGGGAGATCCGGCCCCCCTGAGCTTGGCGAGGAACTCCCGGTCGCGGAGCGCGCGGCTGACCCGTGCAAGCGCCTTCAGATGATCGGTGCCCGCGTCGCGGGGCGACAGCAGCAACACCACTATGTCCACGGGCATGTCGTCGATCGCACCATAATCGACAGGCGCCGGGAGCACGGCAAGGAACGCCCGCACCGAATCGAGCGCTTCCAGCTTGCCGTGCGGAATCGCGACCCCGCCGCCAAAGCCGGTCGAGCCCAGGCGTTCCCGCTCCGCAAGCACTTCGACGATCGTCTCGGCATTGCAGCCGGCGATCGGCGCGAAACGCTCCGCCAGATCGCGAAACAGTTGCTTCTTGTTCCGGGACATAAGGTCGGTGGCGATCGACTGCGGGCCAAGCAGATCATGCAACAGGGTGGTCATCGACTGTATCTCATCCTGCCCGGCATCTGATTCGGGCTTCGCCGACGCCGCTTAACGACCGTGGCCCAATTGTTCCAACCTATTTGTTACCCCGCCGGTACACGCTGCGGTTCGACCCAGCCGATATTCCCGTCCTCGCGCCGATAGACCATGTTGAACGAGCCGGTCCCCGAGTTGCGGAACAGAAGTGCGGTGGTGTTGCGCAAATCCAGCATCATCACCGCATCGGATACGCTGGCTTCGGGAATATCGACCCTTGTTTCCGCAACGACCAGCGGATTGTCGGCGGAAGGCTCCTCCTCATCGGCCTTAAAGACGGTATAGGCGGCGTCGAGATCATCAACCACATGCCCGTTCGCGCCGGATGTTTTCCGGTCTTTCAGGCGGCGCGTATAGCGCCTCAGCTGCTTGTCGACCCGCTCGGCGGCCCTGTCGAATGCGAGATTCGCCTCCTGCCCGCTGCCCGAGCCCTTCAGCACCACGCCCTGCATCACATGCGCCACAATGTCGCAGACGAAGCCGGCATCGTGCGGGCCCTTGGCCAGCGTGACCTGCGCGCTGATCGCCCGTGAGAAATATTTCTCCGCTAATCCGTTCAACCGGCCTTGGACATGGCTCTTGAACGCGGCGCCGACCTCGACCTGGTGACCGGAAACGCGAATATCCATATCTTCCTCCGTTCAATGAATGTCTGAATCGTACCACCATGCACGGCACTAGGCCTCTTGCCAGAGCGGATCGGTCAACCGGGCGACAAAAGCCGCATGGCGCTCCAGCTCCAGCGGGTCGGCGGCATGGAGCCTTGCCGGTCGCACGGGGCGTTGGACGATGATCGGACCGGAACGCGCCTGCGCGGCCACCTCGGGCTGTGCGCAGCTCGCCTGCGTGAGATCGAGGCCGATCTGTCGCCCGCCGGTAAGCTCGATATAGACCTGTGCAAGAAGCTGGGCGTCAAGCAAAGCGCCATGTTTGATGCGGTGCGTACGATCGATGCCATATCGGGTACACAATGCATCAAGCGAATGCTTCGATCCCGGATGACGCGACCGGGCGAGCGCCAGCGTGTCGACAGCCCGGGCATTGCCCAGGACGGCCCTGCCGCACCGGCCAAGCTCGTGATCGAGAAAGCCCATGTCGAACTGCGCATTGTGCGCGACCAGGATCGAATCCCCGATGAACTCCAAAATCTGGTCCACCAGTTCCGAAAACAGCGGTTTGTCCGACAGGAACTGCGCCGAAAGCCCGTGGATGGCCTGGGCTTCGGGCGGCATCGACCTTTCCGGATTGAAATAGGCGTGCCAGACGCGCCCCGTTTCGACCCGGCCCACCATCTCCACCAGCCCGATCTCTACCAGGCGGTGACCTGATCCCGGGTCAATGCCGGTTGTTTCGGTATCAAAGACGATTTCGCGTGCTGGTGTGCGTGTCGCGTCGATCAACATGTCAGACGTGCATTTCCCGCCGGACCCGGCCCTTGAGTCTGGAACCCCGATTATAGGCCTAGAAAGCCGAGTCTTTCTAGCCGGAAAGCGCCCTCACAAGCGCCTTTACTTCAGCAAAGGTGCGCGCCTTGCCGCCGCCTGTCGGGATGACCACGTCGGCGCGTCGCCGCTTTTCGGCATCCGGCATCTGTTTTGCGAGGATGGCGGCGAACTTCTCCGGCGGCATGTTCGGCCGCGCCAGCACACGCGCGCGCTGCACATGAGGCGGAGCGGACACCACCGCAACCAGATCGACACCCCCTTCCCCGCCCGTTTCGAACAGCAAAGGCACGTCCACCACCACCAGCGGACGAAACCTGTGTCGCCGCAGAAACATCTGGCGAGCGCGATAGACGGCCGGATGCACCAGCGCTTCCAGCCGCTTCAGTTCTACGTCGTTACCGAGCACCCACTTGCCGAGCGCCTGCCTGTCGACGCCGCCCGGACCGGTGGTGCCGGGAAAGGCGGCTTCGATCCTGGCCACAAGCTCGCCGCCCGGACCCTGCAGGCGATGCACTTCAGCGTCAGCGTCGAAGACGGGCACGCCCAGTCGCCGAAACATATTCGCGACCGTCGACTTGCCCATGCCGATCGATCCGGTGAGGCCGATGACGATCATTGCCGGGCAAGCCTTTGATGCACCTCGTCGACCAGCGGCTGGGGAACGGGAACGCCGAAGAACTTCTGAAAGGCCCCCGCCGCCTGAGCGACCAGCATCTGCAAGCCGTCGACAGCCTCGAAGCCGAGGCTGCGCGATTGGCGGAGAAGCGGGGTTTCGAGCGGCGCATATACCATGTCGAATATAATGGCGTTGCGGTTCATCGCAGCCGGGGAAAGCGCGAGCGGCGGCTTTCCGGTCATCCCGAGCGGGCTTGCGTTGAGCAGTACGTCCATACCCTCCAGCGAGGCGTCGGCGATCGACTTAACGGTTCCCGGTATTCCCATTGCTTCCAGCAGGGCTCGGGCCTGTTCGTCCCGTCTGGCGAGAACGGTGAAGGCCGCGCCCGGACACAGGCGGCTTAAGCCCCAGAGCGCCGCGCGCGCAGCGCCGCCTGCGCCGACAATCGCAATGCGAAGCGCTCGGCGCTGTGCAGCCTCCCGCCGCGCAAGGCTGCGTGCAAGCGGACCGGTGACGCCTTCGACATCGGTGTTAAAGCCGGTCATCGCCCCCGTCAGCGGATCGTGCGCGATGGTGTTGATGGCCCCGAAATCGCCCTCGCCCGGTCCAAGCCCGCCCGCTCCCTCGGTCACGATCAGGCGATAGGCCGTTTCCTTATGCGGGATGGTGATGTTGCAGCCCCGCCATGACGGATCGGCCCGGCGTTCGGAAAGATACGCCCCCACCTTTCCGGCCTCGACGCGGCAGGTCCGGTATTCGGCATCGATTCCAAGCTCGCCGAGCCAGAAATTGTGGATAAAGGGCGATCGGGAGTGCGCGACCGGATCGCCGATGACCTCGGCATAGGCCTTCATGACGTCAACTCCCCGCGAACGCGCAGGAAATCGAGCACCGGCAAAAGCGGCAATCCCAATATCGTGAAATGATCGCCACGAATGCGGGAGAAAAGCTGCGCGCCCATCGCCTCCAGCCGATAGCCGCCGACGCAACCCGAGATGGCCGGCCATTCATGGTCGAGATAGGCCTTGAGGAAGGAATCGGAAAAATTCCGCACCGTCAGACGCGCTTCGTCCACCGCACGCCAGATCGGCTGCCCGCCAAGCGCGATGACCGCCGACGAAATGAGGACATGGTCTTTTCCCCGAAGCGACCTCAACTGGTCTGCCGCTTCCTCCCTCGATCCGGGCTTGTCGAGCAGGCCGCCATCTTCCGCCGCAAGTATCTGATCCGCGCCAAGCACAAGTGCCTCGGGTCGCCGCTGCGACACCTTCACCGCCTTCAGTTCGGCGAGCCCGTCGGCAATGTCGCGCGGCTGAAGCCCCCGTTCCTTGAACGCCTGCTTGGCCGAATCCTCGTCGACCTGCGCCACCATGACGTCATGCGCAACGCCAGCGGCGGTGAGCAGCGCCGTTCTCGCAGCGCTTCCGGATGCAAGCACCAGCATCAGCCCCTGCTTTCCTGCTGCTCGCGCCAATCCAGAAGAAGGTTCATGATGGCAGCCGCCGTCTCCTCGATCGAGCGCCGGGTCACGTCGATCACCGGCCAGCCATTGTCGGCAAACAACCGCCTTGCGAAAGCGAGTTCGGCCGTCACCTTTTCCGGATCGACATATGCGGTCTCCGGCGCCTGCTTCAGCGCCAGAAGACGGTTCCGGCGCACCTGGACCAGCCGGTCCGGGCTGGTGGTCAGGCCCACGATCAGGGGATGGGAGAGGTTGAACAATATGGCGGGCGGCGGCGATTCCGGCACCAGCGGGATATTTGCGACCTTGTAACCCCGATTTGCGAGATAGATCGACGTCGGAGTCTTGGATGATCGCGAGACGCCGGCAAGAACGATGTCGGCTTCTTCCCATTCCTCCCACAGCGCACCGTCATCATGCGCGATGGTGTAGTGGATCGCTTCCACCCGCTCGAAATAGGCGGCGTCCATCTTGTGCTGTCCGCCCGGCCGGTTCTGAGCCTCCTGACCCAAAAGCTGGGACAATGCATCCAGCACCGGATCGAGCGCCGAAACCAGCGGCAGACCCATTGCGTGCGCCCGATTCTCCAGCTTGCGGCGCACATCGCCATTGACCAGCGTATAGACGATAAGGCCGGGACGTTCGGCGATTTCGCGCATTACCCGGTCGAGATGGCCGACCGACCGAACCATCGGCCAGTAATGCTTGATCGCCTCGACATCCTGAAACTGCGCGAGGCACGCCTTGGCGACCGACTCCAGCGTTTCGCCGGTCGAATCCGACACGAGGTGGACATGAAGCCTGATCATGAGCTGACTTGACGTCCCCTGTGGAAAACCATCCGGATAGCGCTAGCGGAAAGCAGGGGACGGCATCAAGCGGGCGATTCACCCCGAGGCATCCGGAATCGGCCCGGATACTTGTCCACATGGGGACGGGAAAACGAGGCTGCTGTGAATCATGTGGATGGATTTTGCGACTCGGCAAGGCGGGTGGGACGCGATCCGAGTCAATCTGTTGGCAATCCCGGGCCTGGCGATTAAACCCCGCCTTCTGCCCCTCCAACAACTATCATCATCCTTTTATTAGAAAGACTCTTATGAAGATGAGTTGTGCCCTCCATGCCCGGTGAAGGCCGTCCGCTGCTTGCCGTGCTGAGGGGCGAACGGCTCGATCCGCCACCCATATGGATGATGCGGCAGGCGGGCCGCTATTTACCGGAATATCGCGCGCTGAGGGCGGAGAAGGGCGGATTTCTGGAGCTTGTGCACGACAGCGCCGCCGCTGCCGAGGTGACGCTTCAACCGCTCGGACGTTTTGCCTTTGACGGCGCCATCCTGTTTTCCGACATATTGGTGATCCCCCATGCGCTTGGGCAGGAGCTGAGCTTCGGGCCGGGCGAGGGACCCCGGCTTTCGCCGCCACTGACCGGCGTCGGTATCGAGAGTCTCGTGCCGCGTCCGGAACGTCTCGATCCGATCATCGAGACCGTGCGCCGGGTGGCGGGCGCCCTGCCGCCACAGGTCACCTTTTTGGGCTTTGCCGGCAGTCCCTGGACGATTGCGACCTATATGGTCACCGGCCACGGGAGCCGCGACCATGCCGATGCCCGCAGGCTGGCTTATCGCGATCCGGCCGGCTTTCAGCAACTGATCGACCGGATCGTCGAGGCGACCGTCGCCTATCTGTCGAGCCAGATCGAGGCGGGGGTTCATGCGGTGCAGTTGTTCGACAGCTGGGCCGGCAGCCTGGCGCCCGCCCAGTTCGAAAAATGGGTGATCGCTCCGACGGCCGAAATCGTCGCCCGGCTGAAGGCGCTTCATCCGGATACCCCGATCATCGGCTTTCCAAAGGGCGCAGGCGCAAAGCTTGCAGCCTATGCGCGGGAGACCAGCGTCGACGCGTTGGGGCTGGATGAAACCATAGACCCCATTTGGGCACACGCGACATTGCCCGAAGGCTTGCCGGTGCAGGGCAATCTCGATCCGCTTGTCCTGAACGCGGGCGGAGCGGCGCTGGACGAGGCTGTCCGTCACGTCATGCATGCGCTTGCCGGAAGGCCGCACATCTTCAACCTGGGACATGGCATATTGCCGGACACGCCGATCGCTCATGTCGAGCGGATGCTGGAACTGGTGCGGGGAGGCGCAAGATGATCGGATGGCTTGGTGAAACCTATCTCTGGGTCAAGGCCGCGCATCTGATCTTCGTCATCTTCTGGATGGCGGGCATGTTCATGTTGCCGCGCTTTTTCGTATATCATCATGGAGTCGCGCCCGGATCGGCGGAGGACGGCCTGTGGATTGAACGCGAGCGCCGCCTGCTGCGCATCATCATCAACCCGGCGATGGCCGCCACATGGATATTGGGGCTGATGCTGGCGTTCAACTATGGCTGGAGCGAGGGCTGGCTGCACGCCAAGCTGTTCCTGGTGCTGCTGCTGAGCGGTTATCACGGCTGGCTGTCGGGCCTCAGAAGATCCTTCGCCCGGGGTGAGCGGCGGATCGGCGAAAAGGCACTGCGCCTGGCCAATGAAGTGCCCGGCGTCGCGATCATCGCCATTGTCATTCTGGTCGTCGTGCGGCCCTTCTAGGGTTGAGACTCAATCAGAGCCAGAAAGCCACAGCGGCAGCGAGGCTTACGGCTGAGAGGAAGTTTCGTGCAAGCTTGTCGTAGCGAGTAGCGATCCGGCGGAAATCCTTGAGGCGGCAGAACATAGCCTCGACCCGCCAGCGATCTTTGTAGCGGCGTTTGTCATATTGGATCGGGCGCTTGCGGTTGCGGCGGCCGGGGATCACCGGGGTCGTGTCCTGTTCGCGCAGGATGGTCCTAATGCGATTGGCGTCGTAGCCGCGGTCGGCGATCACCCGCTTCATTCCCGCTGTTTCGTTGATGAGCAGGTCGGCGCCCTTCACGTCCGATGTGTTGCCGGGCGTCAGGACGAGACGAAGCGGCCGTCCGAGGACGTCGACAAGGGCGTGGATCTTTGTTGTCCGGCCGCCACGCGAGATCCCAATGGCATTGGCTCGCGCCCCCCCTTTGCCCCACCGGCGCTACGGTGAGCCTTGATGTAGCTGCTATCGATCTGCCCGGTCTCGGCGATCCAGCCTTCTTCGGTCAGTGCAGCCAGGATGCGTGTCCAGATGCCCCGCCGGCTCCACCTGTTCCATCGGTTGTAGACCGTCGTCGCCGGCCCGTATTCGGCGGGGCAATCTGCCCAGCGACCGCCGCACTTGAGCATGTGAACGATGCCGGAGATCACCCGCCGGTCATCAACACGTCGTGCTCCTGGCTGGTTCTTGGGCAAGTGGAGCTCGATTGCTGTCCACGCTTCATCCGATAGCCAGAACAACGAACGCGACATCCCCAAGGCCTCCTCTTCAGCGAAAACGCCTTGAATCAATGAGACCAACGATTTTCAAGAGGCTGATTGAGTTTGGACCCTAAGCCGCTTGACGGCCGTGGCCGCTGCGAGTAAGCGGCGAAATCAGTCGCCCGTCCGGGCCGTATCCCTTCCTGGCTAGTGTCGAATTCTCCACTCCCAAGCCGGACTCCTTCCTGTTTCATGGATTGATACATGCATCTTCACGATCTCAAGCGGAAACCGCCGGCCGAACTCGTCGCGATGGCCGAGGAACAGGGCGTTGAGGGCGCATCCACTCTGCGCAAGCAGGACCTGATGTTCTCTATCCTGAAGGCGATGGCCGAAGACGGCGAGCAGATCATGGGGTCCGGCACGATCGAGGTGCTGTCCGACGGTTTCGGCTTCCTGCGCAGCCCTGAGGCCAATTATCTGGCCGGTCCGGACGACATCTACGTAAGCCCCGCCCAGGTCCGCAAGTTCGGCCTGCGCACCGGCGACACGGTGGAAGGGGAAATCCGCGCGCCCAAGGACGGCGAGCGCTATTTCGCGCTGACCAGGCTGACCGCGATCAACTTCGACGATCCCGAACAGGTTCGCCACCGCGTCAACTTCGACAATCTGACGCCGCTCTATCCGGACGAGAAGCTGCGTCTGGACACGCTCGATCCGACCGTGAAGGACAAGTCCGCCCGCGTCATCGATATTGTCGCGCCGCAGGGCAAGGGCCAGCGCGCGCTGATCGTCGCGCCGCCGCGGGTCGGCAAGACCGTGCTGCTCCAGAACATCGCCAAGGCGATCACCGACAATCACCCCGAGGTCTTTCTGATCGTGCTGCTGATCGACGAGCGACCGGAGGAAGTGACCGACATGCAGCGCTCGGTGAAGGGCGAGGTGATCAGCTCCACCTTCGACGAGCCGGCAAGCCGCCATGTGCAGGTGGCCGAGATGGTGATCGAAAAGGCCAAGCGCCTGGTCGAGCACAAGAAGGACGTGGTGATCCTGCTGGATTCGATCACGCGCCTCGGCCGCGCCTACAACACCGTCGTTCCGTCTTCGGGCAAGGTTCTGACCGGCGGCGTCGACGCCAACGCCCTTCAGCGGCCCAAGCGCTTCTTCGG contains the following coding sequences:
- a CDS encoding CopD family protein, with protein sequence MGWLGETYLWVKAAHLIFVIFWMAGMFMLPRFFVYHHGVAPGSAEDGLWIERERRLLRIIINPAMAATWILGLMLAFNYGWSEGWLHAKLFLVLLLSGYHGWLSGLRRSFARGERRIGEKALRLANEVPGVAIIAIVILVVVRPF
- the hemE gene encoding uroporphyrinogen decarboxylase — encoded protein: MPGEGRPLLAVLRGERLDPPPIWMMRQAGRYLPEYRALRAEKGGFLELVHDSAAAAEVTLQPLGRFAFDGAILFSDILVIPHALGQELSFGPGEGPRLSPPLTGVGIESLVPRPERLDPIIETVRRVAGALPPQVTFLGFAGSPWTIATYMVTGHGSRDHADARRLAYRDPAGFQQLIDRIVEATVAYLSSQIEAGVHAVQLFDSWAGSLAPAQFEKWVIAPTAEIVARLKALHPDTPIIGFPKGAGAKLAAYARETSVDALGLDETIDPIWAHATLPEGLPVQGNLDPLVLNAGGAALDEAVRHVMHALAGRPHIFNLGHGILPDTPIAHVERMLELVRGGAR
- the rho gene encoding transcription termination factor Rho; its protein translation is MHLHDLKRKPPAELVAMAEEQGVEGASTLRKQDLMFSILKAMAEDGEQIMGSGTIEVLSDGFGFLRSPEANYLAGPDDIYVSPAQVRKFGLRTGDTVEGEIRAPKDGERYFALTRLTAINFDDPEQVRHRVNFDNLTPLYPDEKLRLDTLDPTVKDKSARVIDIVAPQGKGQRALIVAPPRVGKTVLLQNIAKAITDNHPEVFLIVLLIDERPEEVTDMQRSVKGEVISSTFDEPASRHVQVAEMVIEKAKRLVEHKKDVVILLDSITRLGRAYNTVVPSSGKVLTGGVDANALQRPKRFFGAARNIEEGGSLSIIATALIDTGSRMDEVIFEEFKGTGNSEIVLDRKVADKRIFPAMDVGKSGTRKEELLVDKSKLSKMWVLRRILMQMGTIDAMEFLLDKMKDSKSNEDFFESMNQ
- a CDS encoding pyruvate, water dikinase regulatory protein, which translates into the protein MIRLHVHLVSDSTGETLESVAKACLAQFQDVEAIKHYWPMVRSVGHLDRVMREIAERPGLIVYTLVNGDVRRKLENRAHAMGLPLVSALDPVLDALSQLLGQEAQNRPGGQHKMDAAYFERVEAIHYTIAHDDGALWEEWEEADIVLAGVSRSSKTPTSIYLANRGYKVANIPLVPESPPPAILFNLSHPLIVGLTTSPDRLVQVRRNRLLALKQAPETAYVDPEKVTAELAFARRLFADNGWPVIDVTRRSIEETAAAIMNLLLDWREQQESRG